A single Aspergillus puulaauensis MK2 DNA, chromosome 7, nearly complete sequence DNA region contains:
- the ISU1 gene encoding putative iron-sulfur cofactor synthesis protein (Isu1) (COG:C;~EggNog:ENOG410PNQY;~InterPro:IPR002871,IPR011339;~PFAM:PF01592;~go_function: GO:0005506 - iron ion binding [Evidence IEA];~go_function: GO:0051536 - iron-sulfur cluster binding [Evidence IEA];~go_process: GO:0016226 - iron-sulfur cluster assembly [Evidence IEA]): protein MQSIRTALRMTSAVRPGIASRNIVPPSMANFLKLIDHYSNPRNVGALNRKSVDVGTGLVGAPACGDVIRLDIQVDEATGKITETRFKTFGCGSAIASSSYLTTLLRGKTLDEAAKITNTDIASELCLPPVKLHCSLLAEDAVTAAIKNYRSKRITPATDLSGTAKEIPTEAAQA, encoded by the exons ATGCAATCCATCAGAACTGCTCTTCGCATGACCAGCGCGGTCCGCCCTGGCATCGCCAGTCGCAACATCGTCCCCCCTTCCATG GCTAACTTCCTCAAACTGATCGATCACTACTCAAACCCCCGCAATGTTGGTGCTCTGAACCGCAAGTCCGTCGATGTAGGCACCGGTCTCGTCGGCGCCCCCGCCTGTGGCGACGTTATCCGACTCGACATCCAGGTGGATGAGGCGACTGGAAAAATCACCGAGACCCGTTTCAAGACCTTCGGCTGTGGTTCAGCCATTGCTAGCTCAAGCTATCTGACCACCCTGTTGAGGGGCAAGACCT TGGACGAAGCCGCCAAGATCACCAACACAGATATTGCTTCTGAACTCTGCTTACCACCTGTCAAAT TGCACTGCTCTCTCCTTGCCGAAGACGCCGTCACAGCCGCCATCAAGAACTACCGATCGAAGAGAATCACGCCGGCCACTGACCTTTCCGGAACGGCGAAGGAAATCCCCACGGAGGCCGCGCAGGCATAA